One Panicum virgatum strain AP13 chromosome 3N, P.virgatum_v5, whole genome shotgun sequence DNA segment encodes these proteins:
- the LOC120664448 gene encoding RNA polymerase sigma factor sigC-like, giving the protein MGLQMIQGRPCSSCCPSSSSSSSSWMMAAHPPKQSPHPLGGRPISSESLAALALHLVLKRRKYHGLDIATAFASSSSVLQITEKPKAERKVLDDSLDRNLQYDWMDEETLFWLDRNYTNSNLQYGLLMENLQALETSFSLAGKDLKMLEKDILVHIEHLGALGSFNASMSRATLDTLTQISHEPDFSLLDKVIKFDPETPLKEQDAEVIVRSGKSQERKQKRMRASEKASRISVKVNPRRSKKSRKSSSSQFISEWKNYPGRRRTIVREQSSLLVTIKECANLEKIREDMIKEGQEVSYQRWAEAAGLDEAELKSRLHSGYCCRERLIVTTEWLVRYIARTYTGMGTAFDDLLQAGKMGVLDGAEKFDSRKGCKFSTYVKYWIRKGMLALLAENSGVTLLPARMECIIRKVKEARRAIRYSQGRNPSDSEIAAVVGVSVANVRLARKCSRKVLSLYSEIGIGQNAKFTEVIPDPSLEAADEAIFRAQLRERLLVVLDRLPAREGHVLKLRHGLEDGRCMSLEQIGRIYRVSKEWIRKIEKSAMAKLRNQDVQRELDDFCSF; this is encoded by the exons ATGGGTCTGCAGATGATACAAGGCAGGCCCTGCTCCTCGTGCTGTCCATCGTcctcgtcgtcttcctcctcgtgGATGATGGCGGCCCATCCCCCGAAACAGTCTCCCCATCCAT TAGGGGGAAGGCCAATTTCTTCTGAATCCCTTGCAGCACTGGCCTTGCATCTCGTGCTAAAACGCCGCAAATACCATGGCCTGGACATTGCGACCGCTTTTGCATCTTCATCCAGTGTGCTTCAGATCACAGAGAAACCCAAG GCAGAAAGGAAGGTCCTTGATGACTCTCTTGACAGAAATTTACAGTATGACTGGATGGATGAAGAGACGTTATTCTGGCTGGATAGGAATTACACAAATAGCAATCTACAGTATGGCTTGTTAATGGAAAATCTTCAGGCATTGGAGACTAGTTTTAGTTTGGCTGGCAAAGACTTGAAAATGCTGGAAAAGGATATCCTTGTACATATTGAACATCTTGGAGCTCTGGGATCGTTTAACGCGTCTATGTCCAGGGCCACCCTAGACACCCTAACACAGATCTCACATGAACCAGATTTCTCTCTGCTTGACAAAGTCATCAAGTTTGACCCAGAGACTCCTCTGAAGGAGCAAGATGCTGAAGTAATCGTTCGGAGTGGCAAGAGTCAAGAGAGGAAACAGAAAAGAATGAGAGCATCAGAAAAGGCCTCCAGGATATCTGTGAAGGTAAATCCAAGAAGATCGAAGAAATCACGCAAGTCTAGTAGCAGTCAGTTTATATCCGAGTGGAAAAATTATCCGGGCCGGAGAAGGACCATTGTACGTGAACAATCATCATTGTTAGTTACCATCAAG GAATGTGCGAACCTTGAGAAGATCAGAGAGGACATGATAAAGGAGGGGCAGGAGGTGAGCTATCAGAGGTGGGCAGAGGCAGCTGGACTTGATGAGGCAGAGCTGAAGAGCAGGCTGCATTCGGGTTACTGCTGCCGAGAGAGGTTGATAGTGACCACCGAGTGGCTCGTCCGGTACATTGCAAGAACATACACCGGAATGGGGACGGCTTTCGACGATCTACTTCAG GCTGGGAAGATGGGCGTCCTTGATGGTGCCGAGAAGTTCGACAGCCGGAAGGGGTGCAAGTTCTCCACATACGTCAAGTACTGGATCAGGAAAGGGATGCTAGCTCTGCTCGCCGAAAATTCAGGAGTCACCCTGCTGCCG GCAAGAATGGAGTGCATCATCCGCAAGGTGAAGGAGGCGCGGCGCGCGATCCGGTACAGCCAAGGGAGGAACCCTTCGGATTCAGAGATCGCCGCCGTGGTCGGCGTGTCCGTGGCCAACGTCAGGCTGGCGCGCAAGTGCTCTCGCAAGGTCCTCTCACTCTACTCGGAGATCGGGATCGGTCAGAATGCAAAGTTCACG GAGGTGATCCCGGACCCATCTCTGGAGGCTGCCGACGAGGCCATCTTCCGGGCGCAGCTGAGGGAGAGGCTGCTGGTGGTGCTGGACAGGCTGCCGGCGCGGGAAGGGCACGTGCTGAAGCTGCGGCACGGGCTGGAGGACGGCAGGTGCATGTCGCTGGAGCAGATCGGCCGCATCTACCGCGTGTCCAAGGAGTGGATCAGGAAGATCGAGAAGTCGGCGATGGCCAAGCTCAGGAACCAGGACGTGCAACGCGAGCTCGACGACTTCTGCAGCTTCTAG
- the LOC120664450 gene encoding uncharacterized protein LOC120664450: MAGSGADAEQAQKRAAAAAYDYEGDARWSDYWSNVLVPPNLASRPDVIDHFKRKFYQRYIDRDLVVEPMSSAGSTQQSRPDVRSSSSPSNENLRARNSGSTSRSAPPRPPPTQTDSAVNPLRFDARTIHFSINAWILVVAGLGMLPILPKHLADRACKLSLLGTILSSGYSLYSTYGKPRAWNMPAIQAWLQSVLATKDFIHLMFSFMLFTSQLHLKIAALPVLCWALDHVARFLRCNFARSSFYRRYLEEPCLWVETNNTTLSLLSSNAEIALGFLLIISLFSWRRSIIQTFMYWQVLKLMYHAPVTSSYHQSTWAKIGRIVNPYIHRYCPFLQTPISAIQRWWFRQ, from the exons ATGGCAGGGTCCGGGGCGGACGCGGAGCAGGCGCagaagcgggcggcggcggcggcgtacgacTATGAGGGCGACGCGCGCTGGTCCGACTACTGGTCCAACGTCCTCGTGCCGCCGAACCTCGCCTCCCGCCCCGACGTCATCGACCACTTCAAGCGCAAGTTCTACCAGCGATACATC GACCGTGATCTGGTGGTTGAGCCAATGTCATCCGCCGGTTCCACTCAGCAGAGCAGGCCAGATGTAAGGTCTTCATCATCGCCATCCAATGAGAATCTCAGGGCTCGTAACTCAG GGTCTACTTCGAGGTCAgcaccgccgcggccaccaCCAACACAAACAGACAGTGCTGTCAACCCTTTACGGTTTGATGCACGGACAATACATTTCTCCATCAATGCCTGG ATACTTGTAGTTGCTGGTCTGGGAATGCTTCCAATTCTGCCAAAACACCTTGCTGACAGAGCTTGCAAACTTTCATTACTGGGAACAATATTATCCTCAGGATATTCTCTATACAGTACTTATGGG AAACCAAGAGCATGGAACATGCCAGCAATTCAGGCTTGGTTGCAGTCTGTACTTGCAACCAAGGATTTTATCCACTTAATGTTCTCTTTTATGCTCTTCACATCTCAATTGCACTTAAAGA TTGCTGCACTACCTGTGCTCTGCTGGGCACTTGATCATGTAGCCAGATTCCTAAGGTGTAATTTCGCTCGATCCTCTTTCTATAG GAGATACTTGGAAGAACCTTGTCTTTGGGTAGAGACAAACAATACTACACTGTCTCTCCTTAGCTCAAATGCTGAAATCGCCTTGGGCTTTCTCCTGATCATATCATTGTTCTC GTGGCGCCGGAGCATAATTCAGACGTTCATGTACTGGCAG GTGTTGAAGCTGATGTACCATGCTCCAGTGACATCCAGCTATCACCAGAGCACCTGGGCGAAAATTGGGAGGATTGTGAATCCATACATCCACCGCTATTGCCCATTCCTCCAGACACCCATTTCTGCGATCCAGAGATGGTGGTTCAGGCAGTGA
- the LOC120664449 gene encoding AAA-ATPase At3g50940-like, which yields MASYDKAFESYKKALTTAASVAASLMLVRSVVNEVVPYEVRQMLISGFGYLRSHTSSQHTIIVEKKNDGFTNNYIYNAVRTYLATRINTDLQQRLRVSSMDENDKMMISMAEGEEMLDVYEGTEFKWCLICQDNSSDSSNGSGSPNEVSFEVSFHKNHKEKALKSYFPFILATAKDIKAQERTLRIYMTEYSSEWSPIDLHHPSTFETLAMDQKLKQSIIDDLNRFIKRKDYYKKIGKAWKRGYLLYGPPGTGKSSLIAAMANHLRFDIYDLELTEVNSNSDLRRLLVGMSNRSILVVEDIDCTIDLKQREEGEGHDKSNSTEENKGEDKVTLSGLLNFVDGLWSTSGEERIIVFTTNYKERLDSALLRPGRMDMHIHMGYCTQESFRILANNYHSIDYHDTYPEIEKLIKEVTVTPAEVAEVLMRNDDTDAALHDLVAYLKSKVIQTNEVKTEHKAANNQLNEKEDNRDSDKK from the exons ATGGCGTCCTACGACAAGGCCTTCGAGTCCTACAAGAAGGCCCTCACCACCGCAGCATCTGTCGCGGCATCTCTGATGCTGGTGCGCAGCGTGGTGAATGAGGTGGTGCCGTACGAGGTGCGCCAGATGCTCATCTCCGGCTTCGGCTACCTGCGCTCGCACACATCGTCGCAGCACACCATCATCGTCGAGAAGAAGAATGACGGATTCACCAACAACTACATCTACAATGCAGTGAGGACGTACCTCGCAACACGCATCAACACCGATCTGCAGCAGCGTCTGCGGGTCAGCAGCATGGACGAGAATGACAAGATGATGatcagcatggcggagggagagGAGATGCTAGATGTTTATGAAGGCACGGAATTCAAATGGTGCCTCATCTGCCAAGACAACTCAAGTGACTCCAGCAACGGCAGTGGCAGTCCGAATGAGGTGTCCTTCGAGGTTAGCTTCCACAAGAATCACAAGGAGAAAGCCCTCAAATCATACTTCCCGTTCATTTTGGCCACAGCCAAGGACATAAAAGCTCAAGAGAGAACTCTCAGGATATACATGACTGAGTACTCGAGCGAGTGGTCCCCAATTGACCTCCACCACCCATCTACATTTGAGACACTTGCCATGGACCAGAAGCTGAAGCAGTCCATCATCGATGACCTTAACAGGTTCATCAAGAGAAAGGATTACTATAAGAAGATCGGCAAGGCATGGAAGCGGGGGTACCTGCTGTATGGTCCACCTGGGACCGGCAAGTCCAGCCTGATTGCAGCCATGGCCAACCATCTCAGGTTTGACATATATGATCTCGAGCTAACTGAGGTCAATTCCAACTCAGACCTTAGGAGGCTTCTTGTTGGCATGAGCAACCGGTCCATTCTCGTTGTTGAAGATATTGACTGCACCATCGATCTGAAACAAAGGGAGGAAGGTGAGGGACATGACAAGTCGAATTCTACAGAAGAAAACAAGGGAGAAGACAAG GTAACACTGTCTGGCCTGCTTAACTTTGTTGATGGCCTGTGGTCAACAAGTGGGGAAGAAAGGATCATTGTCTTCACAACCAATTACAAGGAGCGGCTCGACTCAGCACTATTGCGGCCTGGAAGGATGGACATGCACATCCACATGGGGTATTGCACCCAAGAGTCTTTCCGAATCCTTGCCAACAACTACCACTCCATCGACTACCATGACACATATCCAGAGATTGAGAAACTGATCAAGGAGGTGACAGTGACACCAGCAGAGGTCGCTGAGGTTCTAATGAGGAATGATGACACTGATGCTGCGCTCCATGATCTTGTCGCTTATCTGAAGTCAAAAGTGATACAAACCAATGAGGTCAAGACTGAACACAAGGCAGCAAATAACCAACTGAATGAGAAGGAAGACAACAGAGATAGTGACAAAAAATAG
- the LOC120664453 gene encoding AAA-ATPase At3g50940-like, with amino-acid sequence MPSHEKALAAAASAAAALMLVRSVANELLPDEVRDALRSGASYLRSRVSSRHTITVERKLDTFTHNHVYEAIRTYLAGHANIRAQQHLCVICMDEDEKMTVALADGEEMADVYDGAEFRWCHIYRSVPTGNSGGGGGGNGKQLEAHSFEVTFHKKHKEKALKEYLPFIVATAKAMRQQERALQIHMNEGSDVWSPMDLHHPSTFDTLAMDPKLKQSIVDDLNRFIKRKDYYKRIGKAWKRGYLLYGPPGTGKSSLIAAMANHLRFDIYDLELTAVQSNSDLRMLLVGISSRSILVVEDIDCTIKLQQREGGEEDTNSDSSDPEKGRDKVTLSGLLNFVDGLWSAAGEERIIVFTTNYKERLDPALLRPGRMDMHIYMGYCTPESFRILGKNYHLIDYHAMYPEIEKLIEEVMVTPAEVAEVLMRNDDADVALHDLVDVLKSKLNDASVKTEHVSANNQEDDGDDV; translated from the exons ATGCCGTCCCACGAGAAggccctcgccgcggcggcgtcggccgcggcggccctcATGCTGGTGCGCAGCGTGGCGAACGAGCTGCTGCCCGACGAGGTGCGCGACGCGCTGCGCTCCGGCGCCAGCTACCTGCGCTCGCGCGTGTCCTCGCGGCACACCATCACCGTCGAGAGGAAGCTCGACACCTTCACCCACAACCATGTCTACGAGGCCATCCGGACCTACCTCGCGGGGCACGCGAACATAAGGGCGCAGCAACACCTGTGCGTCATCTGCATGGACGAGGACGAGAAGATGACGGTAGCCCTGGCGGACGGTGAGGAGATGGCCGACGTGTACGACGGCGCCGAGTTCAGGTGGTGCCACATCTACCGCAGCGTCCCCACAGGAAactccggcggtggcggtggcggcaatGGCAAGCAGCTCGAGGCCCACTCCTTTGAGGTGACCTTCCACAAGAAGCACAAGGAGAAAGCCCTCAAAGAGTACCTCCCGTTCATCGTGGCCACGGCCAAGGCCATGAGGCAACAAGAGAGAGCCCTCCAGATACACATGAACGAGGGCTCGGACGTCTGGTCTCCGATGgacctccaccacccatcgaCCTTCGACACGCTTGCCATGGACCCCAAGCTGAAGCAGTCCATCGTCGATGACCTGAACAGGTTCATCAAGAGAAAGGATTACTATAAGAGAATCGGCAAGGCATGGAAGCGGGGTTACCTGCTCTACGGCCCACCTGGGACCGGCAAGTCCAGCCTGATCGCGGCCATGGCCAATCATCTCAGGTTTGACATCTATGATCTCGAGCTGACCGCAGTCCAGAGCAACTCGGACCTCAGGATGCTCCTTGTCGGCATTAGCAGCCGATCGATTCTTGTGGTTGAGGATATCGACTGCACCATCAAACTGCAGCAGCGggagggaggcgaggaggaTACCAATTCAGATTCTTCAGACCCAGAAAAGGGAAGAGACAAG GTGACACTTTCTGGACTGCTCAACTTTGTTGATGGGCTGTGGTCAGCGGCCGGGGAGGAGAGGATCATCGTCTTCACGACCAATTACAAGGAGCGGCTTGACCCGGCGCTGCTGCGGCCTGGCAGGATGGACATGCACATCTACATGGGCTATTGCACACCCGAGTCGTTCCGGATCCTTGGCAAAAACTACCACTTGATCGACTACCATGCCATGTATCCGGAGATAGAGAAGCTGATCGAGGAGGTGATGGTGACCCCTGCAGAGGTTGCTGAGGTTCTGATGAGGAATGACGACGCTGATGTCGCGCTCCATGATCTTGTCGATGTTCTGAAGTCAAAATTGAATGATGCCAGTGTGAAGACCGAACACGTCAGTGCAAATAACCAGGAGGATGACGGAGACGATGTCTAA